Genomic segment of Alkalidesulfovibrio alkalitolerans DSM 16529:
CGTGCCCACGGACGGCGTGCCCCAACTCGTGAGCCTCAATGCGGTCAACTCGATCTCCGTGGTGGGCACGGGCGAGGGCATCTCGGGTGTGGGGCTTTTCGCCTCGTTCTTCCGGGAATTCGGCTACGAGGCCTTGGGCGTCCACCTGATCCTGAAAAACGACGTCTTCAGCGTGCGCGGCTTGATCCGCGAGGCGGGAGTGGAGTATCTGATCAAGAGGCCGCCGATGTTCGGCATCAACGTCGTCAACAGCAACCCCGACAACCGCATCTCGTTCTCGGACATGGTGGAGCGCGTGCGGCGAGTCTTGCAGTCGGCCCCGACCGAGCAGGGCGTTCGGAAAGACGATCCCAAAACCAGGGAGGAAGTATGATCCGCAAGATTTCCAGGAGCATGGCGGCGCTCGTGGCGCTCCTTTTCGTCGGCGCCTGCGTCACGGTGAACATCTATTTCCCGGCCGCCGAGGTCAGCAAAACCGCCGACCAGATCGTGGAGGACGTGTACGCCGCGCCCGAAGGCGAGAATGCCGCCCCGCAAGGCGTGCCGCCGAGCAGTTCCCTGGCGCGGATGCTGGCTTCCCTCGTCTCCCCGGCCGTGGCCCACGCCCAGCAGGAGACCACCGTCAGCAACGCCGCCATCAGGGGGCTCAAGGACCAGATCGCCCAGAACCACCAGCAGCTCGTCCCCTTCTACAATTCGGGCAACGTGGGCATCGCTGCGGACGGCTCGCTCGCGCTTCGCAACAACGACGGTCTCTCGGTGCAGCAGGTGGCCTCGGTGCAACGGATCATCGCGGCCGACAACGCCGCGCGCAGGAACCTCTACGCGGAAGTGGCCAAGGCGCTGAACACCACGGAGACGGGCCGGGTCCAGGCCGTCTTCGCCCGCACCTGGCGCGACAAAGCCCAGTCGGGCTGGTGGATTCAGGAAGACAACGGAGCTTGGCGGCAGAAGTAGCGGACAATCCGGTCAATTTTCGCCGCGCGCGGCGGCCCGCTTCGGTTTCCGAGGCCTGAAGGCGGCCGCGCGCGGCCTAGTTGCGCGCTATGCCCGCGCGTCTTCGTTCCCGTCGGCTTGTCTTCGGCTCACGAATCTGGGATACACCCCGGCCAGCGAGGAAAATAATGAGCCTGGACACGACCGCACGCCTTCTCATCACCTGCCCGGACAAGCCCGGCATAGTGGCCGCAGTCACGAACTTCCTGTTCTCCCACGGAGCGAACATCAACGCCCTGGACCAGCACTCCACAGACCCGGAGGGCGGCACGTTCTTCATGCGCCTGGAATTCCAGACGCCGCACCTCGACGTGACCAGCGAGGCGCTCAAGGACGCCTTCGCGCGGACCGTGGCCGAACGCTTCGGCATGGACTGGCGCATGAACCATGCCGGAAAACCCAAGCGCATGGCCGTGCTCGTCTCGCGTCATGAGCATTGCCTGCTGGAGTTGCTGTGGCGTTTTGCGCGCGGTGAGCTGCACTGCGAGGTCACGGATGTGATCAGCAACCATCCGGTGCATCGCGAACAGGTGGAGAGCTTCGGCGTTCCCTATCACTACGTTCCCGTGCAAAAGGACGGCAAGGACGAGGCCGAGGCTCGGATCGTCGAGATCCTCGACGGCCGCGTCGATCTGGTGGTGCTCGCGCGCTACATGCAAATCCTCTCCCCCGCCTTCGTGGACCGCTTCGCCGGGCGCATCATCAACATCCACCACTCCTTCCTGCCCGCCTTCGTGGGGGCCGATCCCTACCGCCAGGCCTACGAGAAGGGCGTGAAGATCATCGGAGCCACGGCGCACTACGTCACGGCCGATCTGGATCAAGGCCCCATCATCGAACAGGACGTGACCCGCGTGACCCACCGCCAGAACGTGACGGACCTTCGCGATCTGGGCCGCGACCTGGAGCGTCAGGTCCTGGCCCGTGCCGTACGTTGGCACCTGGAGGACCGGGTCATCGTGCACGGCAACAAGACCGTGGTCTTTTAGCAGACCGCCAGAAACACCCGCTGCGGCGACGCCGCAGAAAATTCAAGGCCGACGTGTGGGGATATCCACTCGTCGGCCTTGAGCTTCATGGGTGCCAACCCTCAGTGGTGCGGCGCGCCAACATCGCAGTGCATGAGCTTGCAGACGTGCGGCGCGTACAGGCGGTCTTCCTTGTTGATATGATCGAGCCACCACTCCTTGAGGAACGACAAGGCCTTCATGTCCACGTCGTAGTCCCGTGCGGCTTCGAGGGCGATGGTTTTGGTCCGTTCAGCCAGCTTGCGGTGCAGGACCTTGTGCTCTTCGAGCCCGGGATATGCGGCTCGGCGCATCAACTCTTCCTCAAGCTTGAAATGGATGGCCGTGTAGTGCTCAAGGATGCCAAGCACCGGAGCGACCATACGCGGCCCGCTGCCGTGCTTCACGAAAAAATAGAAGGAATTGATGGTCGAGACGATGGCCCGGTGCTGTTCGTCGATGATGGGGATACCCAGGGTGTTCGACGGGCCCCATATAATAAAGAGCGAATTGGGCATGGCGGCCTCCATTCGCACCGACGCTCGAATCCGAGCAGTTGCCCGCCGGGCGCGCGGTGTTGTTCGATGCACCTTCCTATCTCCACCCGCCGGAAAACGCAACAGATTGCCGAACACCCTTGCCGAGTACCGTGGATTCACTCTTCCAAGGATTTTCGCGAATCTCTCCTTGACATTATCGCATTACGATATCAGTATCCGATAACAACTCCAAACGGAGCTCACATGGAACGAGAAATCGAACTGGCCTTCATCAAACTGCACATCCTGCACCACGCCGCCGAGGAGGACGTCTTCGGCCTGGGGCTCATCGAGGAGCTTGCCCGCCACGGATACACGCTCTCCCCCGGAACGCTCTATCCGGTGCTGGCCAAACTCTGCCGCCAGGGGCTCCTGTCCGTGACCACCCGCGTCGTCAACCACAAGCAACGCAAATACTACCGCACCACGCCCGAGGGAGACGCGCTTCTGGCCAGACTGCAACGCAAGGTGGGCGAACTCTCCCGCGAACTTCTCGACGAGGACACCGGTCATGAATGAAGACAGATCGTCTCTTGGCGTCATTTTCCGCGTTTTCTTGCGTCTCGGCCTGACCTCCTTCGGCGGACCGGTGGCCCACCTGGGCTACTTCCGGGAGGAGTTCGTCAACCGCCGCAAGTGGATGAGTGACCGCGACTACGCCGACCTCGTTGCCCTGTGCCAGTTCCTGCCCGGCCCGGCGAGCAGCCAGGTGGGCATGGCCGTGGGTTCGGCGCGCGGGGGAACACTCGGGGCCATGGCCGCCTGGATAGGCTTCACAATGCCCTCCGCCGTCCTGATGATCGCCTTCGCCTTCGGCGCTATGGCCATGGGCGAGGCAACGGGCAATGCGGGCTGGCTGCACGGCTTCAAGCTCGTGGCCGTGGCCGTCGTGGCACAGGCCGTCTGGGGCATGGCCAAGAGCCTGTGCCCGGACAGAATCCGCGCCAGCATGGCTCTTCTGGCCGCGTTGTTCGTGATCTTCGTGCCGGGTGTGTGGGGCCAGATCGGCGCGATCATGCTCGGCGGAATCGCCGGGCGGCTGATCCTCTCCGGCGAGGCCCCGACCGGGGAGGCGGTCGCGCTCGGCAGGCGGCAGAAGCTCTGGGCGCAAGGCCACCTTCTGGCCTTCCTCGGGCTGCTCGTCGCCCTGCCCGTTCTCGCCTCCTCGACGGACAGCCAGGCCATACGTCTCTTCGACAGCTTCTACCGCGCCGGCTCGCTGGTCTTCGGCGGCGGCCACGTGGTGCTGCCGCTGCTGCAGGCCGAGGTCGTCACGCCCGGGCTGGTCACGAACGAACTGTTCCTGGCCGGATATGGCATGGCCCAGGCCGTACCCGGTCCGCTCTTCACCTTCGCGGCTTACCTCGGCGCGGCCATGCAGCCCGCGCCAAACGGAATCCTGGGGGGCATGATCGCCCTGGTCGCGGTCTTTCTGCCGTCCTATCTGCTGGTCATGGGGGTTTTGCCGTACTGGCGCATGCTCGTGGGGGCGGCAGGCGCGCGCTCGGCCATGATGGGCGTCAACGCGGCCGTGGTGGGGCTTCTCCTCGCCGCGCTCTACCACCCGGTCTGGACCAGCGCGGTGCGCACGTCAATGGACTTCGCCCTGGCCCTTGCGGCCTTCGGAGCGTTGACCTACTGGAAAGTTCCGCCCTGGCTCGTGGTGGCCTCAATGGCCCTGGCAGGAGCGATCCTCATCTGACGGTTTCAGGCCAAAACGGGAGCCTGGACGCGGCCAAGGGTCACCAGATCGCCAAAGACTTCGACTATACGGCGGTCCCACTGGCTCCCGGCGCCCTTGAGCAAGGTCTCCATGGCCATGCGTGAAGCCAGGCCGTTCCTGTAGGCCCGGTTGGAGACCATGGCCTCGTAGCCGTCGGCCACACTGATGATGCGCGAAAGAAGGGGAATGTTGTCGCCCATGAGGCGGTCGGGGTATCCGCTGCCGTCCATGCGCTCGTGGTGATGGTAGATGAGGGGCAAAACGTCGTCGAGGACGGCCACGCGACTGATGATGTCGCGGCCGATGGCGGGGTGACGTTGCATGATGTCATACTCGTCCTGTGTCAGCCCCTCTGGCTTGTTCAGGATCGAATCCGGCACGCCGATCTTGCCGATGTCGTGCAAAAGTCCGGCGATGCGCACCAGTTCGCGCTCGTGCCGCGAAAGGCCGAACGCCTCGCCGAGCGCCACCGCGTACTCGGCCACTCGCTCGGAATGGCCGCAGGTATACGGGTCCTTGGCCTCGACCGCGCGCACCAACGAGGTGATGACCCCCATGTTCAGGTCCTCGATCTGGCGATGCTTGGCGGTGCAGTCGAGCACCGCGGCGGCGTGCGAGCAGAAAAACGAAAGAAGCTGCAGATCGCCCATGGAGTAGGGATTGTCCTCTCCGAGCCGGATCACGACCGAGGCCCCGATGCGCTCGGAACCGTTGACCAGAGGGGCGATCATGAGGCTCATGGGCGGCATGGCCGCAGGCATGTCCCTGCCGGCCCTGGCCGCCGCCGCAAGTCCCTTTGGGTCGAAAAGCCTGGGTTTGCCGAGTTCCAGGACCCGCTCGGCCACGAGTCCCCACCAACTCAGGATCCCGTTCTTCAAGGCGTTCGCCCGGAAAGTCACGGGGCGCCGGCCGTCGTTGGAAGGGAAGAAGAAAGTCATGACATCGGGCGCGAACGTGCCGCGAACCTGCGAGAGAAATTCCTTGAGCTGGCCGCTGAAACTGCTGCGCGCACGCAATGCCTGCCCAAGCCCCATGACCGTGGACAGGCCCAGCCCGTCTCCCGGAGAAGCGCGCAAGCGTCTCTCGCCCAGCGCCTTGTCCACGCGCACGGCCAGATCCTCGATTCCGAACGGCTTGAGCATGTAGTCCACGGCACCAAGCTGGAGGCACTCGACGGCATTGGAAACGCAGCCGTACCCAGTGAGAAAGATGAATTCGGCGTCGATGCCGCGGCGTTTGGACTCACGCAAAAGGTCCATGCCACCCATCTCAGGCATGCGCAGATCGCAGACCACGCAATCGATTTTCTCGTGTTCGAGCACCGAAAGGGCTTCGCGGCCATTGCCCGCGGCGAGGACAAAATGCCCTTTTTCACCCAACGCTTCTCGACAGACATCGAGAAGTCCGGGTTCATCATCAACGAGGAGTATGGTGCTGCGCTGCATGGCGGCTCGTGGAACCGTTTGAGGAACCGAAATGGAACAGTGTTTCACCAGCAATGAACGGGCGCTCCCACATGCAGGTGGGGTGAAGAAACATCGGTTTTCCGAAATGAAACAGCATCAGCCGGTCCTGTCGCATACCCCCACACGACGCGCGAAAACTACGTGAACATGACAGGAATGGCAAGAGCGCGCCATGTGACATCTTTCATTTTCGCGTCGACTGATGTATGAGCGGGAGCGCAAAGCACAATGTCTTGCACTTCCACGGCTTCGTCGCCCAGGCCTGTCAAGGGTGGCCGTACTAAGACCCCGGAACACGAGAATAATCCTACTCCGTGCACCGGGTAACAATGCCGCCTGGGGCCGCTACGAAAAACGGAGACAACAGTGGATAACCCAGCCGCAACGCCCGCGACAGACGCCTCCGACAGTCTCAGAGAGCTCATCCGGGCCGTTGACGCCCTTCCCTCGCCGCCGCCCGTGGCGGTGACCATTCTCTCCTCGGTCCACGAGAGCAGCGACTTCGCCGAGGTCGCCGCGCTCACCGCCTCGGACCCCGCGTTGACCCTGAAAGTCCTGAAGCTGGCCAATTCTTCCGCATACAACCGGCAAGGCCGCATCGCATCCCTGGACAAGGCCTTGGTCGTCGTCGGCGTGGCCGCGCTCAAGTCCATCCTGCTCGGCACCTTCATCCGGGGCAAGCTGCTCGCCGACCGCTCGCCAAGCGATCCCATCATCCTGGACTTCTGGAAGCACTCCCTGGGCTGCGCCGTGACGGCCCAACTGCTGGCGGAACGACTAGCCCCCGAGTTGCGCGAGGACGCCTTCGTGGCGGGCATGATCCATGACCTGGGCAAGGCCGCGCTGCTCGTCGCAAGGTCCGAGGCCTACGAACGGGTGCTCGATTACGCGGCGCGCACCGGCGAGGATCTGAGCGAGTGCGAACGGGTGGCCTTCGGCGCTGACCACGGCCTGGCCGGAAAATGGCTGGCCGAGTCGTGGGGGCTGCCGCCCATGCTGGTCGACGCCGTCTGGCTGCACCACCAAGCCGACGCATTGTCGGATTTCCCGGGTTTCGGCAAACGTGGCAAGCGCGATGCCCGAGACGACCAAGCCAACGCCCTGCTTGGCCTCGTCATGCTCGCCGACCGCCTGTGCAGGGAAGCCATGGTCGACTACAGCGGCTCCCTGGGCGACCTCGAAAGTCCGCTCAAATCCGCCTCCCTTGCGGCCAGGCTGCAGATAAAGCCCCAAGTGCTCGACGACGTGCGGCCCCTGATCGCCCAACGGTTCGCCGAACGCGCCGACCTCTACGACATTTCCATGGACGCCGCGACCTTCTACGCCGAGGCCCTGCAACGGGCCAACGGCAAGCTCGTGTCGCTGTCCGTGTCCGGCACGCGCGAGCAGGCCACCCTGGCGCGCTCGCGTCAGGTTCTCGAAGCCGCGTCGCGTCTTGCCGCCTCGCTGGCCACGGCCGACACGGCGGAAAAGATGCTCGACGCCTTGGCGAACGACGTCTTCTCCGGACTCGATTGTCCGCGCGCCGCGGCCTTTCTCGCCGCCGAGGACGAAACCTCGCGCGCCTTGGGTTGGCTCGACGGCCGCAGGCTCGCGACAGGCGATCCAACGACGTGGCCCGCGCCGCTGCGCGAGATGCTCACCTTCCCGCAGACCTTGAAGAAAGAACAGCGCCACGGCGACATCCTGGCCCTGCCGCTACAGTTCGCGGGCGAGCGCTTCGGGGATGTGTTCCTCGCCCGCCCCCTGTCGAGTTGCCCGTTTTCCGAACAAGAGGCCGCCGCCTACCGGCAGATCGCGCACCTCATGGCCGCGAACCTCCACCGTCTGGCCCTGGCGCGCCAACTCGCGCAACGGGCCGAGGAACTTTCAAGCGCCCTGGGACGCCTCTCCAAGGCGCGCGAGACCGCCATGCAGGCCGAACGGCTCGCGGCCGTGGGCCAACTGGCGGCCGGAGCTGCCCACGAGATCAACAACCCCCTCTCCATCGTCTACGCCCGCGCCCAGCTCATGGAGCACAAGGAGCAGGACACGGCAAAAAAGCGCAGCCTGCGCCAGATGATGGAGCAGATCGAGCGCATCACGGGAATATTGCAAAATCTCATGGACTTCGCCCGGCCCGCCCCTCCCCGGCTGCGCGAAACCTCGCTCAACGACACGGTGGAAAAGACGCTTTCGCTGCTCGCGGACGCAATGGGCGCAAGCAAGGTGCGTGTCGAGCGCGACCTCGACCAGACACTGCCGCGCGTCATGGCCGACCCGGCCCAGTTGCAATCACTGATCGTGAACCTGTGCATCAATGCCCAGCACGCCATGCAGCACAAGGGCGGGGGTACGCTCTCCGTGCGCACCCGAAACGACCCGGACAAGGACCGCGCGCTGCTCGTGGTGCGTGACACCGGCATGGGCATCAAAAAGGAAGTTCTAAACCGCATTTTCGAGCCCTTCTTCACCACCAAGGAGGCGGGCAAAGGCACGGGGCTGGGGCTCTCCATCTGCTACGGCATCGTCCAAGGGCATGGCGGCTCCATCGACATCGAAAGCGAGGAAGGCGCGTTCACCGAGGTCGTGGTGGGATTCCCCCTGCCCTCCCTGGGAAAAAGCGCCCCGGTCTCCCGCGAGGACCCCGAGACGCGGCATGGCGGCGGGGCCGATGTCCTTGTCGTGGACGACGAGGCCCACATCCGCGACATCCTCTCCGAGGCGCTGACCGCCGAAGGCTTCAGCGTGGACACGGCGAAAAACGGTCACGAGGCCTTGCAACGCATCTCCTCGGGCCGCTACCGGCTGGTGCTGCTCGACGTTGTCATGCCCCGCCTGGACGGGCTCTCGGTGCTGCGAGCCCTGGTCGCCAAGCGGCCCGGCCTGCCCGTGATCGTGCTCACGGGGCTGGCCGGACAGGCCGAAATGCGTCAGATCGCCGAACTTGGGGCCGTGTGCCTGACCAAACCTTTCCAGATGGATGAAATTTTGTCCCACGTCCGCCGCCTGCTGGCCGGAGAGCAGGACTCATGAGCCGCGCTCCTGGCGCGCCCGGCGCGCGGGTGCTGGCCGTGGCCTCGGGCAAGGGAGGCGTGGGCAAGACCAGCGTGGCCGTGCACCTTGCCCTGGCCTTGGCCGCGCGCAGGAAGCGCGTCTGCCTGCTGGACGCGGACCTGGGCCTGGCCAACGTGGACATCCTGCTCGGCCTTTCCCCGAGCCGCACCCTGGAGGACGTGCTCTTCGACGATCTGCCGCTCGAACAGGCGCTCGTGCGGGCGGCTCCGGGGCTCGACGTCCTGCCCGGAAGCTCCGGCGTGCAACGCATGGCCGACCTGCCGCGCGTCGCCCGCGAACGCTTGGTGCGCGAGGCGCAAAAGCTCATGGGCTACGATCTGCTCATCGTGGATACCTCGCCGGGCATCAGCCGCCAGATTGTCTCCCTGTGTCTGGCGGCCGGGGAGGTCGTGGTCGTGACCACGCCCGAGGCGACCTCCGTGACCGACGCCTACGCGCTCATCAAGGTCATGGTCCAAAACGGCTTGGCCCGCCGTCCGCACTTGCTCATCAACAGAGCAAAGAGCCAGGCCCAGGCGCGACTGATCTTCGAAAAACTCGACTCAACGGCCAGACGCTACCTGAACCGCGACTGCGGCCTCCTGGGCGTGCTCCCCGATGACGCGGGACTTTCCCGCGCCGCCGCGCTCAGACGCCCGCTGCGCGAGGTCTGTCCGGCCGCCGGGATCACCAGAGCCTTCGATGTCCTGGCGGAAAGCCTAGCGGACGCCAGGGGGCCGCTTAGCCGCGCCGGGCGCATCGCCCCGGACTTCTTTCGCGACTTTTTGGTGCGCGCCATGGCCGAGGCAGCGCAAGCCGAGCCCCCCTTGAAGACATCGCAACAAAAGATGTCCGCCGCCAAAGGGGGAACCCTGCCCGGCCTTTGCGACCGTCTGGCCGCCCTGGACGACCTCGTGAAGGCCCTGCCCAACGCCACGGACGGCGCGGGCGCGCGCGCCATCTACGCCCGCCTGGCCGACGAACTGACCCGCCTGCGCCGCGACGCGGCCCTGGCCGAGAACCGGGACCCGGAAAGCGGCCTTTTGAAGCCCCGCCCCAAGGCGGCCCTGCTCTGCGACGACCCGGCCATGCGAGAGGTGCTCGCGGATATCCTCGACGAGGTCGGGCTTTCGCCCTTTGACGCTCCGCCCGACGGAAAACTTCCGGATTTCAAGAACCCTCCCGCCCTGGCCGTGGCCTGCTGGGATGGCCCCCCGACCTCGCTTGCGGCTTTTGCCGACGCCGTGCGTGGCAGCCCGCTCCTGACCCTGCCTGGACTTGGAACCGACCCGACCCCCTGCCCTGGCGCGGTGGTCGTTCGCCGTCCCTTCCGGCTCGACGAACTGCGCCGGACCATCGTCCGCCTCTCGAATCGCCCCGCTAACTGATTGCACGCAGCGCCGTCGCTGGCCCATCCGCCATTTTTCTGCTAAAGAAGAATGTTGGATGACTCCGCCATGAATATTACCTTTCGCGACTCCCTTTTCTCGGGCCTGGGCCTTGCAAGCCGCTTCCCTTTCTTGCTGCGTCCCCGTTCGCTGTCAGTCTCGGACAGGCTCGCGGCCTTCCCCACGGGCAAGATGCCGCTTCACGCCCCGGCCGAAGTGCGTTTCGACGACCTGCTCATCCCGTACGTCCACGCCGAAGACGACCGCGATCTGCCTTTTCTGCTCGGCGTGGTCCACGCCTTCCTGCGCCTGGGGCAGATGGAGTTGTTCAGGGCCACGGCCACGGGCAGACTCTGCGAGCTTTTCGGCGCGCCCGCCATGCGCCTGGACGCCTCGCTGCGCCGCATGGGACTCGCGCGCGCCGTCCCGGCCATGCTGGCCTCGCTCTCGCCCGCCACGTCCGCCTGGATAGAGCGCTACGCCCAGGGCGTGAGCTTCATGGCCGCAAAAAGCCGGGGACTCTCGCCCGAGACCGATTTCTACCAAAGCGCCGCCCGTCCCTGGAGCGCGACCGACGTGCTGGCCGTGGGCCGCCTGATCTCCTCGGACATCAACTGGCTGTTCTGGCTCGTGCGGCTGCGCGCCTACCGCGACCCGGGCTGGCCCGGTCTTTGGGAGCGCATGACCAGTCTCGCACGCTGCGCCGCGCCAAGCTTCGTTCCCGACGCAAACGACGCAGCAGACGCGCTGTGGAGCACCCTGGGCGCGTCCCAGAAGGCCGGGAGCAACTGCGTGGCCGTGGCGGGCAGCCGCACGAAAAACGGCGCGGGGCTTCTGGCCGGAGACGCCCATGTGCAGCTTTCCCTGCCTCCTTTGTGG
This window contains:
- a CDS encoding DUF1318 domain-containing protein: MIRKISRSMAALVALLFVGACVTVNIYFPAAEVSKTADQIVEDVYAAPEGENAAPQGVPPSSSLARMLASLVSPAVAHAQQETTVSNAAIRGLKDQIAQNHQQLVPFYNSGNVGIAADGSLALRNNDGLSVQQVASVQRIIAADNAARRNLYAEVAKALNTTETGRVQAVFARTWRDKAQSGWWIQEDNGAWRQK
- the purU gene encoding formyltetrahydrofolate deformylase — protein: MSLDTTARLLITCPDKPGIVAAVTNFLFSHGANINALDQHSTDPEGGTFFMRLEFQTPHLDVTSEALKDAFARTVAERFGMDWRMNHAGKPKRMAVLVSRHEHCLLELLWRFARGELHCEVTDVISNHPVHREQVESFGVPYHYVPVQKDGKDEAEARIVEILDGRVDLVVLARYMQILSPAFVDRFAGRIINIHHSFLPAFVGADPYRQAYEKGVKIIGATAHYVTADLDQGPIIEQDVTRVTHRQNVTDLRDLGRDLERQVLARAVRWHLEDRVIVHGNKTVVF
- a CDS encoding bacteriohemerythrin codes for the protein MPNSLFIIWGPSNTLGIPIIDEQHRAIVSTINSFYFFVKHGSGPRMVAPVLGILEHYTAIHFKLEEELMRRAAYPGLEEHKVLHRKLAERTKTIALEAARDYDVDMKALSFLKEWWLDHINKEDRLYAPHVCKLMHCDVGAPHH
- a CDS encoding PadR family transcriptional regulator, with product MEREIELAFIKLHILHHAAEEDVFGLGLIEELARHGYTLSPGTLYPVLAKLCRQGLLSVTTRVVNHKQRKYYRTTPEGDALLARLQRKVGELSRELLDEDTGHE
- the chrA gene encoding chromate efflux transporter, whose amino-acid sequence is MNEDRSSLGVIFRVFLRLGLTSFGGPVAHLGYFREEFVNRRKWMSDRDYADLVALCQFLPGPASSQVGMAVGSARGGTLGAMAAWIGFTMPSAVLMIAFAFGAMAMGEATGNAGWLHGFKLVAVAVVAQAVWGMAKSLCPDRIRASMALLAALFVIFVPGVWGQIGAIMLGGIAGRLILSGEAPTGEAVALGRRQKLWAQGHLLAFLGLLVALPVLASSTDSQAIRLFDSFYRAGSLVFGGGHVVLPLLQAEVVTPGLVTNELFLAGYGMAQAVPGPLFTFAAYLGAAMQPAPNGILGGMIALVAVFLPSYLLVMGVLPYWRMLVGAAGARSAMMGVNAAVVGLLLAALYHPVWTSAVRTSMDFALALAAFGALTYWKVPPWLVVASMALAGAILI
- a CDS encoding HD domain-containing phosphohydrolase, which codes for MQRSTILLVDDEPGLLDVCREALGEKGHFVLAAGNGREALSVLEHEKIDCVVCDLRMPEMGGMDLLRESKRRGIDAEFIFLTGYGCVSNAVECLQLGAVDYMLKPFGIEDLAVRVDKALGERRLRASPGDGLGLSTVMGLGQALRARSSFSGQLKEFLSQVRGTFAPDVMTFFFPSNDGRRPVTFRANALKNGILSWWGLVAERVLELGKPRLFDPKGLAAAARAGRDMPAAMPPMSLMIAPLVNGSERIGASVVIRLGEDNPYSMGDLQLLSFFCSHAAAVLDCTAKHRQIEDLNMGVITSLVRAVEAKDPYTCGHSERVAEYAVALGEAFGLSRHERELVRIAGLLHDIGKIGVPDSILNKPEGLTQDEYDIMQRHPAIGRDIISRVAVLDDVLPLIYHHHERMDGSGYPDRLMGDNIPLLSRIISVADGYEAMVSNRAYRNGLASRMAMETLLKGAGSQWDRRIVEVFGDLVTLGRVQAPVLA
- a CDS encoding HDOD domain-containing protein — its product is MDNPAATPATDASDSLRELIRAVDALPSPPPVAVTILSSVHESSDFAEVAALTASDPALTLKVLKLANSSAYNRQGRIASLDKALVVVGVAALKSILLGTFIRGKLLADRSPSDPIILDFWKHSLGCAVTAQLLAERLAPELREDAFVAGMIHDLGKAALLVARSEAYERVLDYAARTGEDLSECERVAFGADHGLAGKWLAESWGLPPMLVDAVWLHHQADALSDFPGFGKRGKRDARDDQANALLGLVMLADRLCREAMVDYSGSLGDLESPLKSASLAARLQIKPQVLDDVRPLIAQRFAERADLYDISMDAATFYAEALQRANGKLVSLSVSGTREQATLARSRQVLEAASRLAASLATADTAEKMLDALANDVFSGLDCPRAAAFLAAEDETSRALGWLDGRRLATGDPTTWPAPLREMLTFPQTLKKEQRHGDILALPLQFAGERFGDVFLARPLSSCPFSEQEAAAYRQIAHLMAANLHRLALARQLAQRAEELSSALGRLSKARETAMQAERLAAVGQLAAGAAHEINNPLSIVYARAQLMEHKEQDTAKKRSLRQMMEQIERITGILQNLMDFARPAPPRLRETSLNDTVEKTLSLLADAMGASKVRVERDLDQTLPRVMADPAQLQSLIVNLCINAQHAMQHKGGGTLSVRTRNDPDKDRALLVVRDTGMGIKKEVLNRIFEPFFTTKEAGKGTGLGLSICYGIVQGHGGSIDIESEEGAFTEVVVGFPLPSLGKSAPVSREDPETRHGGGADVLVVDDEAHIRDILSEALTAEGFSVDTAKNGHEALQRISSGRYRLVLLDVVMPRLDGLSVLRALVAKRPGLPVIVLTGLAGQAEMRQIAELGAVCLTKPFQMDEILSHVRRLLAGEQDS
- a CDS encoding MinD/ParA family protein; translated protein: MSRAPGAPGARVLAVASGKGGVGKTSVAVHLALALAARRKRVCLLDADLGLANVDILLGLSPSRTLEDVLFDDLPLEQALVRAAPGLDVLPGSSGVQRMADLPRVARERLVREAQKLMGYDLLIVDTSPGISRQIVSLCLAAGEVVVVTTPEATSVTDAYALIKVMVQNGLARRPHLLINRAKSQAQARLIFEKLDSTARRYLNRDCGLLGVLPDDAGLSRAAALRRPLREVCPAAGITRAFDVLAESLADARGPLSRAGRIAPDFFRDFLVRAMAEAAQAEPPLKTSQQKMSAAKGGTLPGLCDRLAALDDLVKALPNATDGAGARAIYARLADELTRLRRDAALAENRDPESGLLKPRPKAALLCDDPAMREVLADILDEVGLSPFDAPPDGKLPDFKNPPALAVACWDGPPTSLAAFADAVRGSPLLTLPGLGTDPTPCPGAVVVRRPFRLDELRRTIVRLSNRPAN